One Aneurinibacillus migulanus genomic region harbors:
- a CDS encoding methyl-accepting chemotaxis protein: protein MEGKPAYSFGLVKKLVLGISGLSAVTYGTSAFFIFVISDYVTHIIPDWLFTLLTLVLGVIWSGIFGWIIARWLVKPIVELEQAASRASAGDLRVEIREMDSGDEIAALSRSFARMINNLRTMIQDINYSSEHTAASVTELTVASDEAATQIEQISVTMEQIAHGAENQARHTRTMVESVEAADELCREATDYAENSRQLSKQMIATLTESGKVVQSLVEGMHKLAQENEHSIATVRRLEQNAEQVGNITRVVSELAGQTNLLALNASIEAARAGEHGKGFAVVADEVRQLADESGKAASNITTLIEQMQREVTSAVKQIQEQVIIADTESKRGEQTTQALRNISGSVHEVVDAVERIASLIERQSESMKVMMRDARDVAQVAHETARGAEVISQAAQEQTAFMEEVAAAGQVLRTQSEQLKEYVSKFQL from the coding sequence ATGGAGGGCAAACCTGCTTACTCATTTGGTTTGGTGAAAAAGCTCGTGCTTGGTATCAGTGGCCTATCGGCTGTAACGTATGGCACAAGCGCTTTCTTCATTTTTGTTATTAGTGATTATGTAACTCACATAATTCCGGATTGGTTGTTTACTCTGTTGACGCTGGTGCTTGGCGTAATCTGGTCGGGCATATTCGGATGGATTATCGCACGTTGGCTTGTAAAGCCAATTGTGGAATTGGAGCAGGCTGCATCCCGGGCATCTGCGGGTGACTTGCGGGTAGAGATTCGGGAAATGGATTCCGGTGATGAAATTGCCGCATTATCCCGTTCATTTGCGCGGATGATTAACAACCTGCGTACAATGATTCAAGATATTAATTATTCATCAGAGCATACCGCGGCAAGCGTTACTGAATTAACAGTCGCTTCGGATGAAGCCGCAACTCAGATTGAGCAGATTAGCGTGACAATGGAGCAGATTGCGCATGGTGCGGAAAATCAGGCGCGCCATACGAGAACGATGGTAGAGTCGGTAGAAGCAGCAGACGAATTGTGCAGGGAGGCGACCGACTATGCGGAGAATTCCCGCCAATTGTCCAAGCAGATGATTGCGACGCTGACGGAAAGCGGGAAGGTTGTTCAGTCTTTGGTGGAAGGTATGCATAAACTAGCGCAGGAAAATGAGCATTCTATTGCTACGGTGCGTCGTCTGGAACAAAATGCAGAGCAAGTCGGTAACATTACACGGGTAGTAAGCGAACTAGCTGGACAGACCAACCTGCTGGCGCTAAATGCAAGCATTGAAGCAGCACGGGCAGGCGAGCACGGCAAAGGTTTTGCTGTAGTAGCTGATGAAGTGCGTCAACTGGCAGATGAAAGCGGGAAGGCAGCGTCAAATATTACGACGCTGATCGAGCAGATGCAACGTGAGGTAACGAGTGCGGTTAAACAAATTCAGGAACAGGTGATTATTGCTGATACGGAATCGAAACGCGGTGAGCAGACTACTCAGGCGCTGCGCAACATTTCGGGTTCGGTACATGAGGTGGTTGACGCTGTAGAAAGGATCGCTTCGTTGATTGAGCGACAAAGCGAGAGCATGAAGGTGATGATGCGCGATGCCCGGGATGTTGCCCAGGTAGCGCATGAAACGGCGCGTGGCGCGGAAGTCATTTCCCAGGCGGCGCAAGAACAGACTGCATTCATGGAAGAGGTAGCGGCAGCGGGACAGGTGCTGCGGACTCAATCCGAGCAATTAAAGGAATACGTTTCAAAATTCCAGTTGTAA
- the phaZ gene encoding intracellular short-chain-length polyhydroxyalkanoate depolymerase, whose amino-acid sequence MADISLHYVELSNGETMAYRERMGGTRPLVLVHGNMTSSLHWDVLMEALPSEYKIYAVDMRGFGESSYHTPVDSLHDFAVDLNEWTEKVGLSSFTLMGWSTGGGVAMDFAADHSQKVNKLILLASVGTRGYPIFKKDEHGQPIMTQPLHTKEEIAQDLVQVLPILRAYETKDKDTLRQIWEMLIYHDNKPDEARYERYLDDMLTQRNLVDVDYALAFFNISREITVMGQGNGKASGITMPVLVLSGRKDRVVPEQMALDIQKDIGENACIHYLDTGHSALIDDLPGLIQVITGFIEDEEEART is encoded by the coding sequence ATGGCAGACATCTCTTTACATTATGTGGAACTTTCAAATGGGGAAACAATGGCATATCGGGAACGGATGGGTGGAACACGCCCGCTCGTGCTTGTACACGGTAATATGACATCTTCGCTACATTGGGATGTACTGATGGAGGCCTTGCCTTCCGAATATAAAATATATGCGGTCGATATGCGTGGATTCGGTGAATCAAGCTATCATACGCCAGTTGATTCGTTACACGATTTTGCCGTTGATTTGAACGAGTGGACAGAAAAGGTCGGATTATCTTCTTTCACGTTGATGGGATGGTCTACTGGCGGAGGCGTAGCAATGGATTTTGCAGCCGACCATTCACAGAAGGTGAACAAATTAATTTTACTGGCATCTGTCGGTACAAGAGGGTATCCAATTTTTAAAAAAGATGAACATGGACAGCCGATTATGACACAGCCGCTGCACACAAAAGAAGAAATCGCGCAGGATCTTGTACAAGTGCTTCCTATTCTACGGGCGTATGAGACAAAGGACAAAGATACACTTCGCCAGATATGGGAGATGCTGATTTATCATGATAATAAGCCAGATGAGGCACGTTATGAAAGATATCTTGATGATATGTTGACACAGCGCAATCTTGTTGATGTCGATTATGCGCTCGCTTTTTTCAATATTAGCCGTGAAATTACGGTAATGGGCCAAGGGAACGGGAAAGCTTCCGGCATTACGATGCCAGTTCTCGTTTTAAGTGGCAGAAAAGACCGTGTCGTACCAGAGCAGATGGCGCTCGATATTCAAAAAGATATTGGAGAGAATGCATGCATTCACTATCTGGATACCGGACACTCTGCATTAATTGATGACCTGCCAGGATTAATTCAAGTAATTACTGGGTTTATAGAAGATGAGGAAGAGGCGAGGACGTAA
- the rpiB gene encoding ribose 5-phosphate isomerase B: MKVAIAADHGGYTLKEEIRKYLESEGIEYEDFGCNCEDSVDYPDYALPVAEKVATGAFDRGILICGTGVGMSIAANKVKGIRCALVHDCFTAKATREHNDSNVLAMGERVVGPGLALEIAKIWLGTEFSAGRHLRRVEKIKEIEDNQ, encoded by the coding sequence GTGAAAGTGGCGATTGCTGCCGATCATGGCGGCTATACATTAAAGGAAGAAATTAGAAAGTACCTGGAATCCGAAGGTATCGAATATGAGGATTTCGGCTGTAATTGTGAAGATTCGGTCGACTATCCTGACTATGCGTTACCCGTAGCTGAGAAGGTAGCGACAGGCGCATTTGATCGTGGAATTTTGATCTGCGGCACAGGCGTTGGTATGTCGATTGCTGCCAATAAAGTTAAAGGCATTCGTTGTGCGCTGGTGCACGATTGCTTTACAGCTAAGGCTACACGTGAGCATAATGATTCCAATGTGTTGGCTATGGGCGAACGTGTTGTTGGACCGGGCCTAGCTCTTGAAATCGCAAAGATTTGGCTGGGGACGGAGTTTTCTGCAGGACGTCATCTACGACGTGTAGAAAAAATTAAAGAAATTGAGGATAATCAATAA
- a CDS encoding TIGR01440 family protein — translation MKIEQLQHDLTSIIEDLLEAKPLGENHVLVFGTSTSEIIGQQIGSAGSEEVAIALYETIEGVRQKHGFSVAFQCCEHLNRALVIEREVAERFDWPEVTVVPVPRAGGAMASNAFRKMHDAVVVEAIRADAGIDIGDTFIGMHLKPVAVPVRPRVKQLGEAHVTMAVTRPKLVGGFRAVYERTLLEESCH, via the coding sequence GTGAAGATTGAACAGTTACAGCACGATCTTACCTCTATTATAGAGGACTTGCTGGAAGCAAAGCCGCTCGGCGAGAATCATGTTCTCGTTTTTGGTACGAGCACTAGTGAGATTATTGGGCAGCAAATTGGATCGGCAGGAAGTGAAGAAGTGGCGATTGCCCTGTACGAAACGATTGAAGGAGTACGGCAGAAGCATGGCTTTTCTGTAGCGTTCCAGTGTTGTGAACATTTAAACCGGGCGCTTGTAATAGAAAGGGAAGTGGCGGAGCGTTTTGATTGGCCAGAAGTAACTGTGGTGCCTGTTCCGCGTGCGGGCGGTGCCATGGCATCGAATGCGTTCCGAAAAATGCATGATGCGGTCGTAGTAGAAGCTATCCGTGCTGATGCTGGCATTGATATTGGCGATACGTTTATCGGTATGCATCTGAAGCCCGTCGCTGTTCCGGTTAGACCGCGGGTCAAACAGTTGGGGGAAGCGCACGTAACGATGGCGGTAACACGCCCGAAGCTAGTCGGCGGTTTCCGCGCGGTATATGAACGTACTCTGCTGGAAGAAAGTTGTCACTAA
- a CDS encoding serine hydroxymethyltransferase has product MLEHVKKHDQEVAEAIKLELGRQRTKIELIASENFVSEAVMEAMGTVLTNKYAEGYPGKRYYGGCEYVDIVENLARDRAKQLFGAEHANVQPHSGAQANMAVYFAFLKPGDTVLGMNLSHGGHLTHGSPVNFSGNLYNFVEYGVDKETQVLDYEDIRQKAEEHKPKMIVAGASAYPRQIDFAKLREIADSVGAYLMVDMAHIAGLVATGHHPNPVPHADFVTTTTHKTLRGPRGGMILCREEYAKAIDKSIFPGIQGGPLMHIIAAKAVAFGEALKPEFKEYSARVIANAKQLAESLKEEGFTLISGGTDNHLILIDVRNMDLTGKDAEHLLDEVGITCNKNTIPYDPASPFVTSGIRIGTPAITSRGFDQEAMKEVAAIMALCLKNPQDEAKQEEARQRVAAICEKFPMYPELQI; this is encoded by the coding sequence ATGCTTGAACACGTAAAAAAACATGATCAAGAAGTAGCAGAAGCCATCAAATTAGAGTTGGGCCGTCAGCGCACAAAAATCGAGTTAATCGCTTCTGAGAACTTTGTTAGCGAAGCTGTTATGGAAGCGATGGGTACGGTGTTAACCAACAAATATGCTGAAGGGTATCCTGGCAAACGCTATTATGGCGGATGTGAATATGTAGATATCGTAGAAAACCTGGCACGTGACCGTGCGAAACAACTGTTTGGCGCTGAACATGCCAACGTACAGCCGCACTCTGGAGCACAGGCAAATATGGCTGTATATTTCGCATTCTTGAAGCCAGGAGATACTGTGCTAGGCATGAATCTTTCTCACGGTGGACATTTAACTCACGGTAGTCCGGTTAACTTCTCCGGTAATCTGTACAATTTCGTGGAGTACGGTGTAGATAAAGAAACGCAAGTGCTTGACTATGAAGATATCCGTCAGAAAGCAGAAGAGCATAAACCGAAAATGATTGTGGCTGGAGCAAGCGCGTATCCGCGTCAGATCGATTTCGCCAAGCTACGCGAAATCGCCGACAGTGTTGGAGCTTACCTGATGGTAGACATGGCGCATATTGCGGGTCTTGTAGCAACAGGCCACCATCCGAATCCAGTTCCGCATGCTGATTTTGTTACGACGACAACACATAAAACGCTGCGCGGACCTCGTGGTGGCATGATTCTGTGTCGTGAAGAGTATGCGAAAGCGATCGATAAATCTATCTTCCCTGGTATTCAGGGTGGCCCGCTCATGCACATTATTGCGGCAAAAGCGGTAGCATTCGGTGAGGCGCTCAAACCGGAATTTAAAGAATACAGCGCGCGTGTCATTGCGAACGCGAAACAACTGGCTGAATCTTTGAAAGAAGAAGGGTTTACGCTTATCTCAGGTGGCACCGATAATCACCTTATTCTTATCGATGTACGCAACATGGATCTGACAGGTAAAGATGCGGAGCATTTGCTTGATGAAGTGGGCATTACATGCAATAAGAACACCATTCCGTACGATCCGGCAAGCCCGTTCGTGACGAGCGGTATTCGTATCGGTACGCCGGCGATTACAAGTCGCGGCTTTGATCAAGAAGCAATGAAAGAGGTTGCCGCTATTATGGCGCTTTGCTTGAAAAATCCGCAGGACGAAGCAAAGCAAGAAGAAGCACGTCAACGCGTTGCTGCTATTTGCGAGAAGTTTCCGATGTATCCAGAACTTCAAATTTAA
- the upp gene encoding uracil phosphoribosyltransferase, whose product MGKVYVFDHPLIQHKLSYIRDKSTGTKEFRELVDEVSMLMAYEITREMPLKEIEIETPVMTCKTSVIAGKKVGLVPILRAGLGMVDGMVKLIPAAKVGHVGLYRDPETLEPIEYYVKLPSDINERELIVIDPMLATGGSAVAAVTALKNRGAKNMKLMCLIAAPEGIEKFHQVHPDIDIYVAAVDEKLDEHGYIVPGLGDAGDRLYGTK is encoded by the coding sequence ATGGGAAAAGTATATGTATTCGACCATCCATTAATCCAGCACAAATTATCGTATATTCGAGATAAAAGTACGGGCACGAAGGAATTTCGCGAGTTAGTGGATGAAGTTTCGATGCTGATGGCATATGAAATTACACGTGAGATGCCGCTTAAAGAAATTGAAATTGAAACACCAGTTATGACCTGTAAGACAAGCGTGATAGCCGGCAAAAAAGTTGGACTCGTGCCGATTCTTCGCGCTGGTCTTGGTATGGTAGATGGTATGGTGAAGCTGATTCCGGCCGCAAAGGTTGGTCATGTTGGTCTGTATCGTGATCCGGAGACACTGGAGCCGATAGAATATTATGTGAAGCTGCCGAGCGATATTAATGAGCGTGAGCTGATTGTAATTGATCCGATGCTCGCCACAGGAGGCTCTGCAGTTGCCGCTGTAACAGCTTTAAAAAACCGTGGTGCGAAGAATATGAAATTAATGTGTCTAATTGCGGCGCCAGAAGGCATCGAGAAATTCCATCAAGTTCACCCGGATATCGATATTTATGTAGCTGCGGTGGACGAAAAGCTCGACGAGCACGGTTACATTGTACCAGGGCTCGGGGATGCTGGTGACCGCTTGTACGGAACGAAGTAA
- a CDS encoding UDP-N-acetylglucosamine 2-epimerase has product MTVFGTRPEAIKMAPLVHELGQYEELEPFVCVTAQHRQMLDQVLDIFSVTPDADLNVMKERQTLTQITTRVLEGLDGVMKTEKPDMVLVHGDTTTT; this is encoded by the coding sequence ATGACAGTGTTTGGGACACGCCCAGAAGCAATTAAAATGGCACCGCTTGTGCATGAACTGGGGCAATATGAAGAACTTGAACCATTTGTTTGCGTAACGGCGCAGCATCGGCAAATGCTGGATCAGGTGCTTGACATCTTCTCTGTTACGCCAGATGCTGATTTGAATGTAATGAAGGAGCGTCAGACGCTGACCCAGATTACAACCCGTGTACTGGAAGGGCTGGATGGCGTTATGAAAACCGAAAAGCCGGACATGGTGCTCGTGCACGGCGACACGACGACAACA
- a CDS encoding CsxC family protein, which produces MPINFDESASIGECDGVIVTPGNLTPAGARIVKVPVLLQEVSVQIPLKARIKFPDPVLEIKKIKKRVKVTQCRLIQPRTTRGPRGKLFLSGFVRKNIQYATPFCADKEEVSSRIRSLTVDIPFDCVVEIDEFLTPPVGPFFNVRREFDFLVNQPLPAGFPEKDELMSNDLSQFHQQSTEFFNEMIFCELVRSDITEWDEATNRRPLKDGPFEEGVFTELVEKMVLDLVLKVLQNQQVRVNAR; this is translated from the coding sequence ATGCCAATCAATTTTGATGAATCGGCAAGCATCGGTGAATGCGACGGCGTGATTGTTACGCCTGGCAACCTGACACCAGCCGGGGCTCGTATTGTGAAAGTCCCTGTGCTCTTACAAGAAGTATCCGTTCAAATTCCGTTGAAAGCACGGATTAAATTTCCCGACCCCGTGCTTGAAATCAAGAAAATCAAAAAGCGTGTAAAAGTGACGCAATGTCGCTTAATCCAGCCTCGTACGACGCGTGGGCCGCGTGGCAAGCTGTTCCTGAGCGGCTTTGTCCGCAAAAATATTCAGTATGCTACACCGTTCTGTGCAGACAAAGAGGAAGTATCTTCTCGTATTCGTTCGTTGACAGTGGATATCCCGTTTGATTGTGTAGTGGAAATTGATGAATTCTTAACGCCTCCTGTCGGACCGTTCTTTAATGTACGTCGTGAATTCGACTTCCTCGTTAACCAGCCGCTGCCAGCCGGTTTTCCGGAAAAAGATGAGTTGATGTCCAATGACCTATCTCAATTCCACCAGCAGAGCACGGAATTCTTTAACGAAATGATCTTCTGTGAACTGGTACGAAGCGACATCACTGAGTGGGATGAAGCGACAAACCGCAGACCATTGAAGGATGGACCATTCGAAGAAGGTGTATTCACGGAACTTGTAGAAAAAATGGTACTTGACCTTGTTCTTAAAGTCCTGCAAAATCAACAGGTGCGTGTCAATGCTCGTTGA
- a CDS encoding phosphodiester glycosidase family protein produces the protein MSNYIRKVIVAFIAVVAAIALQMPYQAMAAGSLQKVSESPLGEGTTLLKYRYVIGGKASNVFVTRVDLNNPHVEVGPVYGTAGKLTKRQNVKKMADEKGAVAAINADFFRMDRRGAPFGIVLDKGKLVSSMGKINNWYSFGLLSDKTAIVSHLGFKGTVQAPDGTTAVIQGVNKEEYNPTNDKSHLNKINLYTSDFGATSLGAIKGYDDAVEVLVVNDQVTDMRIGHKTGYSIPQGGYVLWGHGVGKEYLLSHFKVGSPVTVTLQTTTDFPIGERELSSAVGGHWLLVKDGNALSKIPSDSIGGKQPRTAFGVSQDGKTLYMVVVEGPNQSRGVEVDELAQLMKQLGAYNAANLDGGGSTTMVARYPGDTQTTVLNVPKLGSTLRNVPTGLAVFNTAPPGEFANFFITNGNKTMMGKPITMTVKAYDKHYNPYKLDPAQVTWTANPADGTFNKNIFTPKRSGTITVTGEYQGVKKSMSLNVSSPEVTDIVISPSPLALRSGGQTDFSVSLKTKSGQVIAASPGEVKASITPGLGTLQGFTIQAGQTNKSGELVVSYNDIVRKVPVSVGTKWSFWTNTDNLTTLSYNAIPASISANGSFRQTTGDEPVKASGKALRLAYNFTGSSNVDTRFAYGRFGTSTLAMPGKPLGMKLWVYGDNSGHWLRAELADAKGKVHYVDLAKEINWTNWKEIEASFPADIAYPVSLKSLYVVDPEDSTLNPQGVLYFDEMSLEYAGSTAPVTPPPAPAPGSGFTDIKGHWAEAVLVEMNKKGIVSGIAPNKMGPNLPVTRGQFVSFMDRAFGWTKNNPPAAKSPFKDKLPTYAQASILAAVEKGIVSGFDDGTFGADKPITREQMAVIMHNAMKKGYGNADKPAIANPSFKDAASFSTYAKESILFLSEREYLVGDEHGNFGPKRTATRAESLVVLNSMLKSS, from the coding sequence ATGAGTAACTACATACGCAAGGTAATCGTTGCATTCATCGCGGTTGTGGCAGCGATCGCTTTGCAGATGCCGTATCAGGCGATGGCTGCAGGCTCTCTGCAGAAGGTGTCTGAATCTCCGTTGGGTGAAGGGACAACCCTCCTGAAATATCGGTATGTAATTGGAGGAAAAGCTTCTAATGTTTTTGTTACGCGGGTGGATTTGAACAACCCGCATGTGGAAGTAGGGCCGGTATATGGCACTGCCGGGAAATTAACGAAACGCCAGAACGTCAAAAAAATGGCGGATGAAAAAGGAGCCGTTGCGGCGATTAATGCCGATTTTTTCCGTATGGATCGTAGAGGGGCTCCGTTCGGCATTGTGCTCGACAAAGGTAAACTCGTATCTTCTATGGGAAAAATCAATAACTGGTACTCTTTCGGCCTGTTGAGTGATAAGACTGCAATTGTCTCTCATTTAGGCTTTAAAGGTACAGTACAGGCACCTGATGGGACAACTGCTGTTATTCAAGGGGTTAACAAGGAAGAATACAATCCGACGAACGATAAAAGTCATTTGAATAAAATTAATCTGTATACATCCGATTTTGGTGCGACCAGTCTGGGTGCGATTAAAGGATATGATGATGCGGTAGAGGTCCTGGTGGTGAACGATCAGGTGACAGACATGCGCATCGGTCATAAGACCGGCTATTCGATTCCACAGGGCGGATATGTGCTCTGGGGTCATGGTGTTGGTAAGGAGTACTTGCTGAGTCATTTTAAAGTAGGTTCTCCGGTAACAGTAACGCTTCAGACAACGACCGATTTTCCGATAGGTGAACGTGAACTGTCCAGCGCGGTAGGCGGACATTGGCTGCTGGTGAAGGACGGAAACGCACTTAGTAAGATTCCTTCAGACTCGATTGGAGGTAAGCAGCCTCGTACTGCATTCGGAGTCTCGCAGGACGGGAAAACGCTATATATGGTAGTAGTGGAAGGGCCGAATCAGAGTCGTGGCGTTGAGGTGGACGAGCTGGCTCAATTGATGAAACAGTTGGGTGCTTATAATGCCGCTAACCTGGATGGAGGAGGCTCCACGACAATGGTAGCTCGCTACCCAGGCGATACACAGACGACGGTACTGAATGTACCGAAACTTGGTTCGACTTTGCGTAATGTGCCGACAGGTCTCGCTGTATTCAATACGGCACCCCCGGGCGAGTTCGCGAACTTCTTCATTACAAATGGTAATAAGACGATGATGGGCAAGCCGATTACAATGACTGTTAAAGCATACGACAAACACTACAATCCGTATAAGCTGGACCCGGCGCAAGTCACCTGGACGGCTAATCCGGCGGACGGCACATTCAATAAGAATATTTTCACTCCGAAACGAAGCGGTACAATTACAGTTACTGGTGAATATCAAGGTGTGAAGAAGAGTATGAGCCTGAATGTATCCTCTCCGGAAGTTACGGACATTGTCATTTCACCATCACCATTGGCGCTTCGCAGCGGCGGGCAGACCGACTTCTCCGTTTCGTTGAAAACAAAGAGCGGCCAAGTTATTGCTGCATCTCCTGGTGAAGTGAAAGCATCGATTACTCCTGGACTTGGTACATTGCAAGGCTTTACCATTCAGGCGGGACAGACGAATAAATCGGGCGAGCTAGTCGTGTCTTACAATGACATCGTTCGCAAAGTTCCGGTTAGCGTGGGAACAAAGTGGTCGTTCTGGACCAACACGGATAATCTGACTACGCTTAGCTACAATGCGATTCCTGCTTCCATAAGCGCTAACGGCTCCTTCCGTCAGACGACAGGAGATGAACCGGTAAAAGCGTCTGGCAAAGCACTTCGTCTCGCATATAACTTTACAGGCTCCTCTAACGTAGATACACGTTTCGCTTATGGACGTTTCGGAACGTCTACGCTGGCAATGCCAGGTAAGCCGCTCGGTATGAAGCTGTGGGTATATGGTGACAACAGCGGTCACTGGCTGCGTGCTGAACTGGCTGATGCAAAAGGAAAAGTGCATTATGTAGATCTGGCCAAGGAAATCAACTGGACGAACTGGAAAGAAATTGAAGCAAGCTTCCCAGCGGACATCGCCTATCCGGTATCGCTAAAAAGTCTGTATGTGGTAGATCCAGAGGATTCGACACTGAATCCGCAGGGCGTACTTTACTTTGACGAGATGTCTCTGGAGTATGCGGGAAGCACGGCGCCGGTTACACCTCCACCGGCTCCTGCCCCGGGCTCCGGATTTACTGATATTAAGGGGCATTGGGCGGAAGCAGTACTGGTGGAAATGAATAAAAAAGGCATCGTCAGCGGTATTGCCCCTAACAAGATGGGGCCGAATCTTCCGGTTACCCGCGGTCAATTCGTGTCATTTATGGATCGGGCATTTGGTTGGACGAAAAATAATCCTCCTGCAGCCAAGTCTCCATTTAAGGATAAGCTGCCAACGTACGCGCAGGCATCTATCTTAGCTGCTGTGGAGAAGGGAATTGTATCCGGGTTTGACGATGGAACATTCGGAGCGGACAAACCGATTACCCGTGAACAGATGGCGGTTATCATGCACAATGCGATGAAGAAGGGATATGGAAATGCGGACAAGCCAGCCATTGCCAATCCTTCCTTTAAGGACGCAGCTTCTTTCTCTACCTATGCGAAGGAGAGTATTCTTTTCTTGTCTGAGAGAGAATATCTTGTCGGAGATGAACACGGAAACTTTGGGCCGAAGCGTACCGCTACACGCGCTGAATCGCTCGTAGTGCTGAATAGTATGCTGAAAAGTTCTTAA
- a CDS encoding acetyl-CoA C-acetyltransferase, whose protein sequence is MSNRDVVIVSAVRTPIGSFMGSLSNIPATELGAVAIKEALKRANISGDQVDEVIMGNILQAGLGQGPARQAAIKAELPHEVPSTTINKLCGSGLKAVHLAAQAIQLGDADIVVAGGMENMSLAPYLMPKARTGYRMGDQKVIDSMLSDGLMCAFNDCHMGITAENLAEKYNITREEQDKFAAWSQQKTEAAMNEGKFADEIVPVEIPQRKGDPILFDKDEFPRTGITVEQLGKLKPAFKKEGTVTAGNASGINDGAAALVLMSRERAEQLGLTPLAVIRANASAGVDPSIMGIGPVPSTKKALEKAGLSMDDIDLVEANEAFAAQSLAVGRELGIPDEKLNVNGGAVALGHPVGASGARVLVTLLHEMKRRGSRYGLATLCIGGGQGVATIVEMEK, encoded by the coding sequence ATGAGTAATCGTGATGTAGTTATCGTAAGTGCAGTGCGTACACCGATTGGGAGCTTCATGGGATCGTTAAGCAACATTCCGGCCACGGAATTAGGTGCTGTCGCTATTAAAGAAGCGCTGAAACGTGCGAACATCTCTGGCGATCAAGTAGATGAGGTTATCATGGGGAACATTCTGCAGGCAGGTCTCGGTCAGGGACCGGCGCGCCAAGCTGCGATAAAGGCCGAACTGCCGCATGAAGTTCCATCTACTACTATTAATAAATTATGTGGTTCCGGATTGAAAGCCGTACACCTGGCTGCACAAGCGATACAACTCGGGGATGCAGACATTGTTGTCGCAGGTGGTATGGAGAATATGAGCCTGGCACCGTATTTGATGCCGAAAGCACGTACCGGATACCGTATGGGCGACCAGAAAGTAATCGATAGCATGCTGTCGGACGGATTGATGTGTGCATTTAATGACTGCCATATGGGGATTACCGCAGAGAATCTGGCTGAAAAATACAATATCACTCGCGAGGAGCAAGACAAGTTCGCTGCATGGAGCCAGCAGAAGACAGAAGCAGCTATGAACGAAGGCAAGTTCGCAGATGAGATTGTTCCAGTGGAAATCCCGCAACGCAAAGGCGACCCTATTCTATTTGACAAAGACGAATTCCCGCGGACAGGTATAACTGTAGAGCAGCTCGGCAAGCTGAAACCGGCTTTTAAGAAAGAAGGAACGGTAACAGCAGGCAATGCTTCGGGTATTAATGACGGAGCTGCAGCACTTGTACTGATGAGCCGTGAGCGTGCGGAACAATTAGGTCTTACACCTTTGGCGGTTATTCGCGCTAATGCAAGCGCAGGTGTGGACCCGTCGATTATGGGGATTGGTCCAGTCCCATCCACGAAAAAAGCGTTGGAAAAAGCAGGCTTGTCCATGGATGATATCGACCTGGTGGAAGCGAACGAAGCATTTGCGGCGCAATCGTTGGCGGTAGGACGCGAGCTAGGCATTCCGGATGAGAAGCTTAATGTCAATGGTGGTGCAGTAGCACTTGGACATCCAGTCGGCGCGAGCGGGGCTCGTGTGCTTGTAACACTGCTGCATGAGATGAAACGCCGCGGTTCCCGTTACGGTTTGGCGACGCTGTGCA